One window of Drosophila busckii strain San Diego stock center, stock number 13000-0081.31 chromosome 3L, ASM1175060v1, whole genome shotgun sequence genomic DNA carries:
- the LOC108599525 gene encoding TOX high mobility group box family member 4 isoform X2, which produces MKKLLSRRISRLNSLEPEEQPQQQHMDPYDFDSSSSNHQPQQATAPAKPLAPYALFFRDTMTAIKQQNPSCTLEQITSIAGNMWESLDDKQKLVYDQRHEVEKREYVRQMRDYQRQLSETPTVEPPQQEQQQQQQQPLTEQLPAHGVADENQDLKPAPEQIQLLTEAAAVQKCTRDQCTKPAIINPDWEDEYCSNECVVIHCRNVFTEWASSLQNAPT; this is translated from the exons ATGAAGAAACTATTA TCGCGGCGCATAAGCAGACTGAACAGCCTGGAGCCGGAggaacagccgcagcagcagcacatggACCCATACGAtttcgacagcagcagcagcaaccatcAACCACAACAGGCTACAGCACCTGCCAAGCCATTAGCACCTTATGCCTTATTCTTTCGTGACACAATGACGGCCATTAAGCAACAGAATCCCAGCTGTACGTTGGAGCAGATTACCAGCATAGCGGGTAACATGTGGGAGTCTTTAGATGATAAGCAGAAGCTTGTGTACGATCAGCGACATGAGGTGGAAAAACGCGAGTATGTCCGTCAAATGCGGGATTATCAACGCCAGTTAAGTGAAACGCCAACGGTAGAGCCACCACAacaggaacagcagcagcagcaacaacagccgctAACAGAGCAGCTGCCAGCACATGGCGTAGCTGATGAAAATCAAGACTTAAAGCCGGCGCCTGAGCAAATACAACTGTTaactgaggctgctgctgtgcagaAATGTACACGCGATCAATGCACAAAGCCGGCAATTATAAATCCCGATTGGGAGGATGAATACTGTAGCAATGAATGTGTTGTTATTCACTGTCGCAATGTGTTCACTGAGTGGGCGAGTTCGTTGCAGAACGCGCCCACGTAA
- the LOC108599519 gene encoding flocculation protein FLO11, with protein MTKEQQRPQQLQLQSICLASEQSQTIEELYTDARETSSEQVDGQQLEQLEQQQQIDYSLPYGLIPANVHVTLNEAASRPGIELLKCALSVVLLDASQLDLIDLLLELVQLIATPAATSTGNYWSVPVTQRAVSECVDMTISKVSDESEATANSVAEVLSEQIEEQQQTADDNSSSSNNNSEEMKYDLLKSSAHLTEALPRRLSNSTAATVVAPVAATLAPTSRIRDMPSALLTETLPRRLSNSTATATVVAPVSATLAPTSRIRDVITPSALLTETLPRRLSNTTATVAPVTANTTPTSRIRDLHTSSALLNETLPKRLSSSTAYVAPVSATIAALPATTTSRIRDAPLSSSRPLLGELKRSSTSREDVSIDVDSLLPERTRLRRQRRMRSQESVEETPEEVLARLNKLKERITASLSEVKNVIKQYSTDSEVEGATNATAEQTEEAKPAAAAAAPVTFRFVKKVRRRSYFDEAEEERAKEEEQAKEQEQAAATTPDADIKKETNQAQIETKTEVQAQAANATAASKPEQQQPEKLQQAETKQPIKTLENIAEAATVAEKQPQAVELQQQSVKEAQAKQEQPAIATLQPKQQQSAIKTEKDKVQAKLEFLAKVQSELKSKKEAKTPAINEPLQQQQQQQPVEGLEATTTTAALPNESAKQTETATAESEDSKPKKTSGSKKKVIVKLRNPRRASIAAVEPSKIDVPIEPEQLDALTQRRPSDTEAIIKRKKKLKLTSSIANATAATTIASGSNQLPPTAINEQLVAAKVNSNETAKTIAKISSEAGQATTAAATTATAAAAIAVPQQLPIAAAAAATNQAAASEPSRRASLKLAELVGETVLVVPTATTTAEQDIATGTATSLINSSLNACKEPINQSIAAPGASEQTATTTTTTQQVAVAGVADIEAPPIASVAATPQIATTLNEKSTPQQQQSEQQQLVVATKDSDASTAENSLNAMPELKVLTGPVQPVKIETVEQQQPHDESGLSVKKKTTTHLKKLVRKNSIDKGKEKVPLVKSKDEVDEGIKLNNILRDKNKISNLTDRINKLTPPKKQIQKAKEPTAPAAATVAAPEPEQQAEQQPDEPLVIEPAVEEALPAPKKPRQIKKKVIIKRQKRKLSIGDTFFIQQEVEEPKVPEIETIEKTIAYVTDDEAESEPEPEPEPPMLKSCLHVREYKVGDLVLYAERYRKTQVRWKRGRVLERITSISYLLDIEGKEVAAHISYMKKNTGRKVKFVGKEYLEIDYEQVVEEERRARSYSIWNMV; from the coding sequence ATGActaaagagcagcagcgaccacaacagctacagctacagtcAATATGCTTAGCCAGTGAGCAAAGTCAAACAATAGAAGAGCTCTACACAGACGCGCGCGAAACGTCGTCAGAGCAAGTGGATGGTCAGCAGCTAGAGCAGctagagcagcaacagcagataGATTATAGTTTGCCATACGGTTTGATCCCAGCCAACGTGCACGTAACCCTAAACGAGGCCGCGTCGCGTCCAGGAATAGAATTGCTCAAGTGTGCGCTGAGTGTTGTCTTGCTTGACGCCAGTCAGcttgatttgattgatttgttgttggaGCTGGTGCAGCTGATTGCCACGCCCGCAGCAACAAGTACGGGTAACTATTGGAGCGTGCCGGTGACGCAGCGTGCGGTTAGCGAATGCGTGGACATGACCATCAGTAAAGTGAGTGACGAGAGTGAAGCGACAGCCAACAGCGTTGCTGAAGTGTTAAGCGAGCAAATTGaggaacagcagcaaacagcggatgataatagcagcagcagcaacaacaatagcgagGAGATGAAGTACGATCTGTTGAAGAGCAGCGCGCATTTGACGGAAGCGCTGCCACGACGACTTTCcaactcaacagcagcaactgttgttgcgcCCGTAGCAGCAACACTTGCGCCAACGAGTCGTATACGTGATATGCCCAGCGCACTTTTAACTGAAACGCTGCCGCGACGACTTTCCAACTcgacagcaactgcaactgttgttgctcctgTATCAGCAACATTAGCGCCCACGAGTCGTATACGTGATGTAATTACACCCAGCGCACTTTTAACTGAAACGCTGCCTAGACGACTGTCcaatacaacagcaactgttgctccTGTAACAGCAAATACAACGCCTACGAGTCGTATACGCGATTTACATACAAGCAGCGCGCTTTTAAACGAAACGCTGCCCAAACGTCTTTCCAGCAGCACAGCCTATGTAGCACCTGTATCAGCAACCATTGCTGCTCTgcctgcaacaacaacgagtcGTATACGCGATGCTCCACTAAGCAGCTCGCGTCCTTTGCTGGGCGAGCTAAAACGCAGCTCTACAAGTCGTGAAGATGTTTCGATTGATGTGGATTCTTTGCTGCCGGAGCGCACGCGTCTGCGTCGGCAACGTCGCATGCGCTCGCAGGAATCTGTAGAGGAAACACCTGAGGAAGTGCTGGCGCGTCTGAATAAGCTGAAGGAGCGCATCACAGCCTCACTTAGCGAGGTTAAGAATGTCATCAAGCAATACAGCACGGACAGCGAAGTGGAGGGAGCAACAAACGCAACGGCAGAGCAAACGGAGGAAGcgaagccagcagcagcagcagcagcaccagtgACATTTCGTTTTGTAAAGAAAGTGCGCAGGCGCAGCTACTTTGATGAGGCGGAGGAGGAGCGTGCCAAGGAGGAGGAGCAAGCCAAAGAGCaggagcaggcagcagcaacaactccTGACGCagatattaaaaaagaaactaatCAAGCGCAAATAGAAACGAAAACGGAAGTCCAGgcacaagcagcaaacgccacagcagcatcaaagccagagcagcaacagccagaaaaattgcagcaagcaGAAACAAAGCAGCCCATAAAAACGTTAGAAAATATTGCagaggcagcaacagttgccgagAAGCAACCACAAGCAGTTGaattgcaacagcaatcaGTTAAGGaagcacaagcaaaacaaGAGCAGCCAGCTATAGCAAcattgcagccaaagcagcagcaatcagcaaTCAAAACAGAAAAGGACAAAGTGCAAGCTAAGCTGGAATTTCTAGCCAAGGTGCAAAGTGAGCTTAAGTcgaaaaaagaagcaaagaCGCCTGCAATCAACGAgccattgcagcagcagcagcagcaacaacccgTTGAGGGGCTAgaggccacaacaacaacagcagcattgccAAATGAGTCAGCCAAGCAAACAGAGACAGCAACTGCGGAAAGTGAAGACAGCAAGCCAAAGAAAACTAGCGGCAGCAAGAAGAAAGTAATTGTCAAGCTGCGTAATCCGCGACGCgcttcaattgctgctgtggaGCCATCAAAGATTGATGTGCCCATCGAGCCCGAGCAGCTTGATGCGCTAACACAAAGGCGACCCTCCGATACGGAGGCAATTATCAAGCGTAAGAAGAAGCTGAAATTAACGAGCAGCATTgccaatgcaacagcagcaacaacaattgcttcCGGCAGCAATCAGTTGCCgccaacagcaataaatgaaCAACTTGTAGCTGCAAAGGTCAACAGCAATGAAACTGCCAAGACAATTGCCAAAATCAGCAGCGAAGCAGGCcaagcgacaacagcagcagcaactacagcgacagcagcagcagcaatagctgTGCCtcaacaattgccaattgcagcagcagcagcagcaactaatcAAGCGGCAGCTAGCGAGCCAAGCAGACGCGCCAGCCTGAAATTAGCCGAGCTAGTGGGTGAAACGGTGCTGGTGGTGCccacagcaaccacaacagccGAACAGGATATTGCAACAGGAACTGCAACCAGCTTAATTAACAGCTCATTAAACGCGTGCAAGGAACCCATTAATCAGTCAATAGCTGCTCCAGGCGCCAGcgagcaaacagcaacaacaacaacaacaacgcaacaGGTGGCTGTCGCCGGCGTAGCTGACATTGAAGCGCCGCCAATCGCAAGCGTTGCAGCAACGCCGCAAATAGCGACGACATTGAATGAAAAGTCAacgccacaacaacagcaatcagaacaacaacaactagtcGTTGCTACAAAAGACAGCGACGCATCAACAGCCGAGAACAGTCTCAACGCCATGCCGGAGCTGAAAGTACTGACGGGTCCGGTGCAGCCCGTAAAAATCGAAAccgttgagcagcagcagccacacgaTGAAAGTGGTTTGTCGGTCAAGAAAAAGACGACGACACATTTGAAGAAACTAGTGCGCAAAAATTCCATAGACAAAGGCAAGGAAAAGGTGCCGCTGGTCAAGAGCAAAGATGAAGTGGATGAGGGCATCAAGCTTAACAATATACTCAGAGAtaagaataaaataagcaatttaactGATAgaatcaataaattaacacCGCCCAAGaagcaaatacaaaaggcaaaagagcCGACTgcgccggcagcagcaacagttgctgcaccAGAACCtgagcagcaagcagagcaACAGCCAGATGAGCCGCTCGTTATAGAGCCTGCTGTTGAAGAAGCCTTGCCTGCACCTAAGAAACCCAGACAAATCAAAAAGAAAGTCATTATCAAGCGTCAGAAGCGTAAGCTCTCCATAGGCGACACTTTCTTTATACAACAAGAGGTGGAGGAGCCCAAGGTGCCTGAAATTGAAACCATTGAGAAAACCATTGCTTATGTAACTGACGATGAGGCTGAGTCGGAACCCGAGCCTGAACCAGAGCCACCGATGCTCAAGTCCTGCCTGCATGTGCGTGAATATAAAGTGGGCGACCTGGTGCTCTATGCCGAGCGTTATCGCAAGACTCAAGTGCGCTGGAAGCGCGGACGCGTGCTCGAGCGCATTACCAGCATTTCCTACTTGCTCGATATTGAGGGCAAGGAGGTAGCTGCGCATATAAGCTATATGAAGAAGAATACGGGACGCAAGGTCAAGTTTGTGGGCAAAGAGTATCTGGAGATTGACTATGAGCAGGTAGTGGAGGAGGAGCGACGCGCGCGCAGCTATAGCATATGGAATATGgtataa
- the LOC108599524 gene encoding uncharacterized protein LOC108599524 codes for MFGCMAYKYVTQRTALKPFLRFSSVSPTLYTTNNGADKGGGSQKPPANEMHKCTKDNKKNFACGINAEYMEYLFTKWVRDHKSVHESWHEYFSELLLGEKHVIKSSKANANTELKPQGIEAKPNNVNSNVKSIESMSNNENSNVKGIEHKSLEPNNADSNVKGIKPKAPIEKTIESIKPVAPIEKTIESIRPVNKFVGLSSKRKMSSESPQSDVTSYLKKAKDKLLNPNSNKSSSTKINTMTGMEHMRKLQQEMRVVREKDIDGIADTVQVDNKNKIAQDQNTEKLKELVLNNDKELSAMPKIIKEETHPNSQESAQLQAGSDILNPPDNEQVSLGTIILTPVSNEVTKRMPGQPPSVTELIGKLADDEAQLMKDNNKSSNAKLSNEQRIKKAFKFNLLSKDLKKEITAALERIEKQKLAKNKK; via the exons ATGTTTGGTTGCATGGCTTACAAATATGTTACACAGCGCACAGCTTTAAAACCATTTTTACGTTTCAGCAGTGTCTCACCAACTTTATATACCACCAATAATGGTGCTGACAAAGGAGGCGGAAGCCAGAAGCCGCCAGCCAACGAGATGCACAAGTGTACGAAGGACAATAAGAAAAACTTTGCCTGTGGTATCAATGCGGAGTATATGGAATATCTGTTTACCAAATGGGTGCGCGATCATAAATCTGTACATGAG TCGTGGCATGAGTACTTCAGCGAACTCTTACTGGGAGAGAAGCATGTGATAAAAAGTTCTAAGGCGAATGCGAATACCGAATTGAAGCCTCAGGGCATTGAGGCAAAGCCGAATAATGTTAATTCCAACGTTAAAAGCATTGAGTCTATgtcaaataatgaaaattccAACGTAAAAGGCATTGAGCACAAGTCCCTTGAGCCAAATAATGCTGATTCTAACGTAAAAGGGATTAAGCCCAAGGCGCCAATAGAGAAGACAATAGAATCAATAAAACCAGTTGCACCAATAGAGAAAACAATAGAATCAATAAGAccagttaataaatttgtaggTCTCTCATCCAAGAGAAAAATGAGCTCGGAAAGTCCACAGTCAGATGTTACCTCATACTTAAAGAAAGCTAAAGACAAGTTATTAAATCCAAATAGtaataagagcagcagcacaaaaataaacactaTGACAGGCATGGAGCATATGAGGAAACTACAACAGGAAATGAGAGTTGTAAGAGAGAAAGATATAGACGGGATTGCAGACACAGTTCAGgttgacaataaaaataaaattgctcaAGATCAAAATACGGAAAAACTAAAGGAACTAGTTTTAAACAATGATAAAGAGCTAAGTGCTATGCCCAAAATTATCAAGGAGGAGACACATCCGAATAGCCAAGAATCCGCCCAACTGCAGGCCGGCAGCGATATCCTTAATCCACCAGATAATGAACAGGTGTCTTTGGGCACCATAATCTTAACACCCGTGAGCAATGAAGTTACCAAACGAATGCCAGGACAACCGCCAAGCGTAACAGAACTCATAGGCAAGCTGGCTGATGACGAAGCTCAACTAATGAAGGATAATAACAAGAGCTCCAATGCAAAGCTAAGCAATGAACAACGTATCAAGAAAGCTTTCAAGTTTAATCTATTAAGTAAAGATCTCAAGAAGGAGATAACAGCTGCTCTGGAACGTATAGAGAAGCAAAAGTTGGCCAAGAACAAAAAGTAG
- the LOC108599520 gene encoding 2-oxoglutarate dehydrogenase, mitochondrial, translating to MTLNRSCVERLILISTQRSGFIMMLFREYTFGVRRRGLRILTRLNAKQLPEKREPDALANGTNAVFVERLYSQWSQNPKSVEESWDAYFSGKRNTSSVTVDNKKSFKAAGSSTALAAPKPSAPPAREVASAAAAAPASAPADFRYIDDHLVVQAIIRAYQSRGHLAADLDPLGIVGPTGGSSVDGARRNATQAVLRQHYSYVFNDLNTSFKLPSSTKIGGTEQFLTLKEILDRLERIYCGHMGLEYMQILSFNKCDWIREQFELPNAVNFSADEKKLILERLTRSTGFENFLAKKFTSEKRFGLEGCDIMIPVMKEIIDRSTNEGVESFFIGMAHRGRLNVLANVCRKPIPELLAQFHGLKARESGSGDVKYHLGVFSERLNRKTNRNVRITVVANPSHLEHVNPVMLGKARAEMYLRGDYQGNKVLPILIHGDASFCGQGIVFESIHLSDLPAYTTFGTIHIVVNNQVGFTTDPRFSRSSRYCTDVARVVNAPILHVNADDPEACIHCARVAAAWRAKYKKDVVIDIVGYRRNGHNEADEPMFTQPLMYQRIRKVKPVMVQYAEKLIREGIITDADYKEMQTKYEKICNDGFEESKKMKSFSYSAWIDSPWSGYFEGRDRLKMCPTGVSVKTLEHIGNVYSSPPPSEHKFEVHKGILRILGLRKKMVEAKIADWSLGEAFAIGSLLKDGVHVRVSGQDVERGTFSHRHHVLHHQTQDKTWYNSLQHLYPDQAPYHICNSSLSENAVLAFDHGYSMASPNSVVIWEAQFGDFVNTAQAVIDTFIASGETKWVRQSGMVMFLPHSMEGMGPEHSSGRIERFLQLSDDDQDVFPDTNDSDFVARQIMNVNWIVTNLTTPANLFHALRRQVAMGFRKPLINFSPKSVLRHPLARSPFKDFNECSEFNRIIIDEKCERNPDCVKKLVFCSGKVYYDLFKEREDHEQAESVALVRVEQLSPFPYDLILKQFQVYKNAEILWAQEEHKNQGGWSYVQPRFETALIKCENETRCISYHGRQPNSSPSTGNKVQHYNEYKALITSIFGELTEDNKKRMERIVKEQQQKAKSETAASMASTKTTKGKEAAPAAAPAGKDAAPAGKDAAAAPKAAAAPAKKEAKKAARKPVQSKRKPNMKPKKQRAPTPAPKSKSEDNIQGGIMTKRAAGPMPPPEPKKEADDSDPKSKK from the exons ATGACACTGAATCGTTCCTGTGTGGAACGTCTGATCTTGATAAGTACTCAGAGATCCGGGTTTATTATGATGCTCTTCCGCGAATACACCTTCGGCGTCAGACGGCGTGGACTACGAATTCTAACCAGACTTAATGCCAAGCAGCTACCAGAAAAAAGGGAGCCAGACGCACTAGCCAATGGCACTAATGCAGTTTTTGTGGAAAGACTTTACTCGCAATGGTCACAAAATCCCAAATCTGTAGAAGAG TCCTGGGATGCCTATTTCAGCGGAAAGCGCAACACCTCTAGCGTCACTGTTGACAATAAAAAGTCTTTCAAAGCTGCAGGTTCCAGCACAGCACTTGCGGCACCCAAACCATCTGCTCCGCCTGCTCGCGAAGTtgcctcagctgcagctgctgcgcccgCTTCGGCGCCTGCTGATTTTAGATACATAGACGATCACTTGGTAGTGCAGGCCATCATACGTGCCTATCAATCACGAGGACATCTTGCCGCTGATCTTGATCCGTTGGGCATTGTGGGACCCACAGGTGGTTCCTCTGTTGATGGCGCCAGGCGCAATGCTACACAGGCTGTTCTTAGGCAACATTATTCCTATGTGTTTA aTGATTTAAATACGTCATTTAAGCTGCCTTCGTCTACGAAAATTGGCGGCACTGAGCAGTTTTTAACACTTAA AGAAATTCTGGATCGCTTGGAGCGCATCTATTGCGGTCATATGGGCTTGGAGTACATGCAAATACTTTCATTTAACAAATGTGATTGGATACGCGAACAGTTCGAGCTGCCCAATGCTGTAAACTTTTCAGCTGATGAGAAGAAGCTTATACTTGAGCGTCTAACGCGCTCCACGGGCTTTGAAAACTTTCTGGCCAAGAAGTTTACGTCGGAGAAACGTTTCGGACTCGAGGGTTGCGACATTATGATACCCGTCATGAAGGAGATTATCGATAGATCCACCAATGAGGGCGTTGAATCATTTTTCATTGGCATGGCGCATCGTGGACGTCTCAACGTGCTGGCCAATGTGTGTCGGAAGCCCATACCCGAGCTCTTGGCGCAGTTTCATGGTCTAAAGGCGCGAGAGTCCGGCTCCGGCGATGTGAAATACCATTTGGGTGTATTTAGCGAGCGTTTGAATCGCAAAACGAATCGAAATGTGCGCATAACAGTAGTGGCAAATCCTTCGCATTTGGAGCATGTAAATCCTGTAATGCTGGGCAAGGCACGCGCGGAAATGTATCTACGTGGCGACTATCAAGGCAACAAGGTGCTGCCCATATTGATACATGGCGATGCCTCCTTCTGTGGCCAGGGCATTGTCTTCGAGTCCATACACTTGTCGGATCTGCCCGCCTACACAACCTTTGGCACCATACACATTGTGGTCAACAATCAAGTGGGCTTCACTACAGATCCACGCTTCTCACGCTCCTCTCGTTACTGCACCGATGTGGCGCGTGTTGTCAATGCGCCCATTTTGCATGTAAATGCCGATGATCCCGAGGCTTGCATACATTGTGCTCgcgttgctgccgcttggcGTGCAAAGTACAAAAAGGATGTGGTCATTGATATTGTCGGCTATAGGCGCAATGGCCACAATGAGGCCGATGAGCCTATGTTCACACAACCGCTTATGTATCAGCGCATACGCAAGGTGAAGCCGGTGATGGTGCAGTATGCTGAGAAATTAATCCGAGAGGGCATCATTACGGATGCGGATTACAAGGAAATGCAAACCAAGTatgaaaaaatatgcaatgatGGCTTTGAGGAGTCCAAGAAGATGAAATCGTTTTCA TACTCCGCTTGGATTGACTCACCCTGGTCGGGCTACTTTGAGGGACGCGATCGTCTAAAAATGTGTCCTACAGGCGTTTCCGTTAAAACGCTGGAGCACATAGGCAATGTCTATTCCTCACCACCACCATCAGAGCATAAGTTTGAGGTTCACAA AGGCATCTTGCGTATCCTGGGTCTGCGTAAGAAGATGGTCGAAGCAAAGATTGCTGATTGGTCGCTGGGTGAGGCGTTTGCCATTGGTTCGCTGCTTAAGGATGGCGTACATGTGCGCGTTTCTGGACAGGATGTAGAGCGTGGCACTTTCTCGCATCGTCATCATGTGTTGCATCATCAGACGCAGGACAAGACCTGGTACAACTCATTGCAGCATCTCTATCCCGATCAGGCGCCATATCATATATGCAATAGCTCGCTATCTGAGAATGCTGTGCTGGCCTTTGATCATGGCTACTCCATGGCCAGTCCCAACTCGGTTGTTATTTGGGAGGCGCAATTCGGCGACTTTGTTAACACTGCCCAAGCGGTTATAGATACGTTTATAGCCAGTGGTGAAACCAAATGGGTGCGCCAATCGGGCATGGTTATGTTTTTGCCACACAGCATGGAAGGCATGGGACCGGAACATTCTTCAGGACGCATTGAGCGCTTCTTGCAGCTTAGCGATGATGATCAGGATGTATTTCCCGATACCAACGATAGCGATTTCGTTGCACGTCAAATAATGAACGTCAATTGGATTGTCACCAATTTGACCACGCCTGCAAATCTATTTCATGCTTTGAGGCGTCAGGTAGCCATGGGTTTCCGCAAGCCGCTAATCAACTTCTCACCCAAATCTGTGCTGCGTCATCCCTTGGCGCGCAGTCCATTCAAGGACTTCAACGAATGCAGCGAATTCAATCGCATTATAATTGATGAAAAATGCGAACGTAATCCGGATTGTGTTAAAAAGCTTGTCTTCTGTTCCGGCAAGGTTTACTATGATCTGTTTAAGGAGCGTGAAGATCATGAGCAGGCGGAATCTGTAGCGTTGGTGCGTGTGGAGCAG CTTTCGCCGTTTCCCTATGATCTTATACTGAAACAATttcaagtgtataaaaacgcCGAGATCCTGTGGGCACAGGAGGAGCATAAGAATCAAGGTGGCTGGTCCTATGTGCAACCGCGCTTCGAAACGGCGCTCATCAAATGTGAAAATGAAAC ACGCTGCATTTCTTATCATGGACGCCAGCCCAATTCATCGCCTTCCACCGGCAACAAGGTGCAACATTACAACGAATACAAAGCGCTCATTACAAGCATCTTTGGCGAGCTGACCGAGGACAATAAGAAGCGCATGGAGCGCATTGTtaaggagcagcaacaaaaagccaaaTCGGAAACGGCAGCCAGCATGGCATCAACCAAGACTACGAAGGGCAAAGAAGCAGctcctgctgcagctccagcggGCAAGGATGCAGCTCCAGCGGGCAaggacgcagctgctgcaccaaAAGCAGCCGCAGCGCCAGCTAAAAAGGAAGCGAAGAAGGCAGCTCGTAAACCAGTGCAGTCCAAGCGTAAGCCAAACATGAAGCCCAAAAAGCAACGAGCTCCCACGCCGGCGCCAAAATCCAAATCTGAAGACAATATTCAAGGTGGCATTATGACAAAGCGAGCAGCTGGACCCATGCCACCACCGGAACCAAAGAAAGAAGCCGACGATTCGGATCCCAAGTCAaagaagtaa
- the LOC108599525 gene encoding TOX high mobility group box family member 4 isoform X3, protein MDPYDFDSSSSNHQPQQATAPAKPLAPYALFFRDTMTAIKQQNPSCTLEQITSIAGNMWESLDDKQKLVYDQRHEVEKREYVRQMRDYQRQLSETPTVEPPQQEQQQQQQQPLTEQLPAHGVADENQDLKPAPEQIQLLTEAAAVQKCTRDQCTKPAIINPDWEDEYCSNECVVIHCRNVFTEWASSLQNAPT, encoded by the coding sequence atggACCCATACGAtttcgacagcagcagcagcaaccatcAACCACAACAGGCTACAGCACCTGCCAAGCCATTAGCACCTTATGCCTTATTCTTTCGTGACACAATGACGGCCATTAAGCAACAGAATCCCAGCTGTACGTTGGAGCAGATTACCAGCATAGCGGGTAACATGTGGGAGTCTTTAGATGATAAGCAGAAGCTTGTGTACGATCAGCGACATGAGGTGGAAAAACGCGAGTATGTCCGTCAAATGCGGGATTATCAACGCCAGTTAAGTGAAACGCCAACGGTAGAGCCACCACAacaggaacagcagcagcagcaacaacagccgctAACAGAGCAGCTGCCAGCACATGGCGTAGCTGATGAAAATCAAGACTTAAAGCCGGCGCCTGAGCAAATACAACTGTTaactgaggctgctgctgtgcagaAATGTACACGCGATCAATGCACAAAGCCGGCAATTATAAATCCCGATTGGGAGGATGAATACTGTAGCAATGAATGTGTTGTTATTCACTGTCGCAATGTGTTCACTGAGTGGGCGAGTTCGTTGCAGAACGCGCCCACGTAA
- the LOC108599525 gene encoding TOX high mobility group box family member 4 isoform X1 codes for MNQFHTPSFGDEVFELNDTDTPMEHATQQQQQQQQQQQQQTASRRISRLNSLEPEEQPQQQHMDPYDFDSSSSNHQPQQATAPAKPLAPYALFFRDTMTAIKQQNPSCTLEQITSIAGNMWESLDDKQKLVYDQRHEVEKREYVRQMRDYQRQLSETPTVEPPQQEQQQQQQQPLTEQLPAHGVADENQDLKPAPEQIQLLTEAAAVQKCTRDQCTKPAIINPDWEDEYCSNECVVIHCRNVFTEWASSLQNAPT; via the exons ATGAATCAATTTCATACGCCCTCATTCGGCGACGAAGTGTTTGAGCTTAATGATACGGATACACCCATGGAGCACGCcacgcaacaacagcagcagcagcagcagcaacaacaacaacaaactgcc TCGCGGCGCATAAGCAGACTGAACAGCCTGGAGCCGGAggaacagccgcagcagcagcacatggACCCATACGAtttcgacagcagcagcagcaaccatcAACCACAACAGGCTACAGCACCTGCCAAGCCATTAGCACCTTATGCCTTATTCTTTCGTGACACAATGACGGCCATTAAGCAACAGAATCCCAGCTGTACGTTGGAGCAGATTACCAGCATAGCGGGTAACATGTGGGAGTCTTTAGATGATAAGCAGAAGCTTGTGTACGATCAGCGACATGAGGTGGAAAAACGCGAGTATGTCCGTCAAATGCGGGATTATCAACGCCAGTTAAGTGAAACGCCAACGGTAGAGCCACCACAacaggaacagcagcagcagcaacaacagccgctAACAGAGCAGCTGCCAGCACATGGCGTAGCTGATGAAAATCAAGACTTAAAGCCGGCGCCTGAGCAAATACAACTGTTaactgaggctgctgctgtgcagaAATGTACACGCGATCAATGCACAAAGCCGGCAATTATAAATCCCGATTGGGAGGATGAATACTGTAGCAATGAATGTGTTGTTATTCACTGTCGCAATGTGTTCACTGAGTGGGCGAGTTCGTTGCAGAACGCGCCCACGTAA